In Streptomyces nodosus, one DNA window encodes the following:
- a CDS encoding rhomboid-like protein, producing the protein MGRAGRTRRVLGAAVAYVRSAPGTYLWLAILFVTTVALHHMTPRFEEDFLRQRSTNIDELSSDPVRVLITSAMWIDGHWLPYAVLYTVFHAPAERWLGTARWLAVCVAAHVLATLASEGALLLAIRGGAAPRSAAGTLDIGVSYALAGVVAVLAYRIAVPWRQVYLAVVALVYGVPLALSVTFTDFGHAIAVLVGLACRPLTRGRGKPWNPKETLTTLRG; encoded by the coding sequence ATGGGCAGGGCCGGAAGGACCAGGCGGGTGCTCGGGGCGGCGGTGGCGTACGTCCGCAGTGCGCCCGGGACCTACCTCTGGCTGGCGATCCTGTTCGTCACCACCGTCGCCCTGCACCATATGACGCCGCGGTTCGAGGAGGACTTCCTGCGCCAGCGGTCCACCAACATCGACGAACTGTCGTCCGACCCCGTGCGGGTGCTCATCACCAGCGCGATGTGGATCGACGGGCACTGGCTGCCGTACGCCGTGCTCTACACGGTCTTTCACGCACCGGCGGAGCGCTGGCTGGGCACCGCGCGCTGGCTGGCCGTCTGTGTCGCCGCCCATGTGCTGGCCACGCTGGCCAGCGAGGGCGCGCTGCTGCTGGCGATACGGGGCGGGGCCGCCCCGCGCTCGGCGGCGGGCACCCTGGACATAGGCGTGAGTTACGCCCTGGCCGGGGTGGTCGCCGTGCTGGCGTACCGGATCGCGGTGCCCTGGCGCCAGGTGTATCTGGCGGTGGTGGCGCTGGTGTACGGCGTCCCGCTCGCCCTGTCCGTCACCTTCACCGATTTCGGACATGCCATCGCGGTGCTGGTCGGTCTGGCGTGCCGTCCGCTGACCCGGGGGCGCGGAAAACCATGGAATCCGAAGGAGACACTGACCACTCTCAGGGGTTAA
- a CDS encoding right-handed parallel beta-helix repeat-containing protein yields the protein MIKRHIRYVACLATLAGAGIGCTAATAAGPDTHVVRPGQSIQKAVDAARSGDTILLTGGTYRESVRMTKSGVTLRGVGPSTVITPGPNSNACARAGSGICVEGTDGHPVEDATVEALTLSGFAKNGLWATRTVRLTVRQVSAEQNKQWGIAQERSTHGTFLDNTVRGSDNAGLFLANMTDAEGGAQDTRGTVVARNQLEDNRVGVTLRRLRNLTVSNNDFTKNCAAVFVVGDENKPRGGALTVSDNFVHGNNKSCPKADRLPEVQGAGIVLTGTESALVTRNVVTDQAGTGVSPFSGGIVLFKSMVGALSEKNQVSGNTLMRNTPADLVNADTGKDNTFQDNSCKSSKPSGLC from the coding sequence ATGATCAAACGCCACATCCGCTACGTCGCCTGCCTCGCGACGCTCGCCGGGGCGGGGATCGGCTGCACGGCCGCGACCGCCGCGGGTCCTGACACCCATGTGGTGCGTCCCGGGCAGTCGATCCAGAAGGCGGTGGACGCCGCCAGATCGGGAGACACCATTCTCCTCACCGGCGGCACCTACCGGGAGAGCGTCCGGATGACCAAGTCCGGGGTGACCCTGCGCGGTGTGGGCCCGAGCACCGTGATCACACCGGGCCCGAACTCGAACGCCTGTGCGCGAGCGGGCAGCGGTATCTGTGTGGAAGGGACGGACGGCCACCCGGTCGAGGACGCCACCGTGGAGGCGCTGACCCTGTCCGGCTTCGCCAAGAACGGACTGTGGGCGACACGGACCGTCCGGCTGACCGTCCGCCAGGTGAGCGCCGAGCAGAACAAGCAGTGGGGCATCGCACAGGAACGTTCCACTCATGGCACGTTCCTGGACAACACCGTCCGCGGCAGCGACAACGCGGGCCTGTTCCTCGCCAATATGACCGACGCCGAGGGCGGGGCCCAGGACACCCGGGGCACGGTGGTCGCACGCAACCAGCTGGAGGACAACCGGGTCGGCGTCACCCTGCGGCGGCTGCGGAACCTCACCGTCTCCAACAACGACTTCACCAAGAACTGCGCGGCGGTGTTCGTCGTCGGCGACGAGAACAAGCCACGCGGCGGGGCCCTGACCGTGAGCGACAACTTCGTCCACGGCAACAACAAGTCCTGCCCGAAGGCCGACCGGCTGCCGGAGGTCCAGGGGGCCGGGATCGTGCTGACCGGCACCGAGAGCGCCCTGGTCACCCGGAACGTGGTCACGGACCAGGCCGGCACCGGCGTCTCCCCGTTCTCCGGCGGCATCGTGCTCTTCAAGAGCATGGTGGGCGCCCTGAGCGAGAAGAACCAGGTCAGCGGCAACACCCTGATGCGCAACACCCCGGCGGACCTCGTCAACGCGGACACCGGGAAGGACAACACCTTCCAGGACAACTCCTGCAAGTCCTCCAAACCCTCGGGACTGTGCTGA
- a CDS encoding MFS transporter, with amino-acid sequence MSATSPDAGAAADEADPRRWWILVIIALAQLMVVLDATIVNIALPSAQRDLGISDADRQWVITAYTLAFGGLLLLGGRIADLLGRRRTFVVGLIGFAGASALGGGAGSSGMLFGARALQGAFAAVLAPSALSLLTTTFTHPRERGKAFGIYGAIAGSGSAIGFIAGGLLTQYLNWRWCLYVNIPVAVVAVLAGLALLDGGPGQRGARLDVPGAVLGPGGLVAVVYGFSEAEPRGWTDPVVLSLFAVGVALLAAFVWWQTRAPHPLLPLHLVHDRDRAGCFATMALAVVGMFGLFLFMTYYLQIVLGYSPLRTGLAYLPLTAATIVGSTQVSARLLPHVAPRALMVPGLLLAAGGLVVLTRMTVHSDYTTEILPGLVLMGLGMGLTFMPIFATSTAGVAPHDSGVTSATVNTAQQVGGSMGTALLNTIATTGSTAYVAARLGDPARKALVVREGMVHGYTVAIWWAAGVMLLAGLVAGLTIRVKPPAHGAAGAALPQGARRL; translated from the coding sequence GTGAGCGCCACCAGCCCGGATGCCGGTGCGGCAGCCGACGAGGCCGATCCCCGCCGCTGGTGGATCCTGGTGATCATCGCGCTCGCCCAGCTGATGGTGGTCCTGGACGCGACGATCGTCAATATCGCCCTGCCGTCCGCCCAGCGGGACCTCGGCATCTCCGACGCCGACCGGCAGTGGGTGATCACCGCGTACACCCTGGCCTTCGGCGGACTGCTCCTGCTCGGCGGCCGGATCGCCGATCTTCTGGGCCGCAGACGGACGTTCGTCGTCGGACTGATCGGCTTCGCCGGGGCGTCCGCGCTGGGCGGCGGGGCCGGCAGCTCCGGCATGCTCTTCGGCGCCCGCGCGCTCCAGGGCGCCTTCGCCGCGGTGCTGGCCCCCTCCGCGCTCAGTCTGCTGACGACGACGTTCACCCACCCCCGGGAGCGCGGCAAGGCCTTCGGCATCTACGGGGCGATCGCGGGCAGCGGTTCGGCGATCGGGTTCATCGCGGGCGGGCTGCTGACCCAGTATCTGAACTGGCGCTGGTGCCTGTACGTCAACATTCCCGTCGCGGTCGTCGCCGTCCTGGCCGGCCTCGCGCTGCTGGACGGCGGCCCCGGCCAGCGGGGTGCCCGCCTCGATGTGCCCGGGGCGGTGCTGGGCCCCGGCGGGCTGGTCGCGGTCGTGTACGGCTTCAGCGAGGCCGAGCCGCGGGGCTGGACGGATCCGGTGGTGCTGAGCCTGTTCGCGGTGGGCGTGGCCCTGCTCGCCGCGTTCGTGTGGTGGCAGACCAGGGCACCGCACCCGCTGCTGCCGCTGCACCTCGTCCACGACCGGGACCGGGCGGGCTGCTTCGCGACGATGGCGCTGGCCGTCGTCGGGATGTTCGGCCTGTTTCTGTTCATGACCTACTACCTGCAGATCGTGCTGGGCTATTCGCCGCTCAGGACGGGCCTGGCCTATCTGCCGCTGACGGCCGCGACCATCGTGGGCTCGACGCAGGTCTCCGCCCGGCTGCTGCCCCATGTGGCGCCGCGCGCGCTGATGGTGCCGGGGCTGCTGCTGGCGGCGGGCGGACTGGTGGTCCTCACCCGGATGACGGTGCACTCCGACTACACCACCGAGATCCTGCCCGGCCTGGTGCTGATGGGACTGGGGATGGGCCTGACCTTCATGCCGATCTTCGCCACCTCGACCGCCGGGGTCGCCCCGCACGACTCGGGGGTGACCTCGGCCACCGTCAACACCGCACAGCAGGTGGGCGGTTCCATGGGCACGGCGCTGCTGAACACCATCGCGACGACCGGCAGCACCGCGTATGTCGCCGCCCGTCTGGGCGACCCCGCCCGCAAGGCGCTGGTGGTCCGCGAGGGCATGGTGCACGGCTACACCGTCGCGATCTGGTGGGCGGCGGGCGTCATGCTGCTGGCGGGCCTGGTCGCGGGCCTGACCATCCGGGTGAAGCCCCCGGCCCACGGTGCCGCCGGGGCGGCGCTGCCGCAGGGCGCGCGGCGCCTCTGA
- a CDS encoding ketosynthase chain-length factor, producing the protein MSAANERRAAVTGIGVVAPNGTSLDTFWKSTREGLSVLDRVTRDGCEHLPLKVAGEVRAFEPSSAVEERLLVQTDRFTHFAMAAADLALEDARLGRDVADDAPFSLGVVTAAGSGGGEFGQRELQQLWGKGSRYVGPYQSIAWFYAASTGQISIRRGFKGPCSVLAADEAGGLDALAHAARTVERGTDVMVAGSTEAPLAPYSAVCQLGYQELSTDADPARAYRPFTAGACGFVPAEGGAMLVVEAESAARDRGARVRAFLAGHAATFTGASRWELSREGLAQAIRGALDEAGCAPEEVDVVFADALGLPAADRAEALAIADVLGAHGRRVPVTAPKTGIGRGYCAAPVLDTAAAVLAMEHGLVPPTPNVFDICHDLDLVTGRARAAELRTALVLSRGLMGSNTALVLRHGAAA; encoded by the coding sequence ATGAGCGCAGCGAACGAAAGGCGCGCCGCCGTCACCGGAATTGGCGTCGTCGCGCCCAACGGAACGAGTCTCGACACCTTCTGGAAGTCGACCAGGGAGGGCCTGAGCGTCCTGGACCGCGTCACCCGCGACGGCTGTGAGCATCTGCCGCTGAAGGTGGCGGGTGAGGTCCGGGCCTTCGAGCCGTCGTCCGCCGTCGAGGAACGCCTTCTGGTGCAGACCGACCGGTTCACGCACTTCGCGATGGCCGCGGCGGACCTCGCCCTGGAGGACGCCCGGCTCGGCCGGGACGTCGCCGACGACGCGCCCTTCTCCCTGGGCGTGGTCACCGCGGCCGGGTCCGGCGGTGGTGAGTTCGGCCAGCGGGAGCTGCAGCAGCTGTGGGGAAAGGGCAGCCGTTACGTCGGGCCGTACCAGTCCATCGCCTGGTTCTACGCGGCCAGCACCGGCCAGATCTCCATCCGCCGCGGGTTCAAGGGCCCCTGCTCGGTGCTCGCCGCGGACGAGGCCGGCGGTCTGGACGCCCTCGCGCATGCCGCGCGGACCGTGGAACGCGGCACCGATGTGATGGTCGCCGGTTCGACGGAGGCACCGCTGGCCCCCTACTCGGCGGTCTGCCAGCTCGGTTACCAGGAGCTGAGCACCGACGCCGACCCGGCCCGGGCCTACCGCCCGTTCACCGCCGGGGCCTGCGGTTTCGTGCCCGCCGAGGGCGGCGCGATGCTCGTGGTGGAGGCGGAGTCCGCGGCCCGCGACCGGGGCGCCCGGGTACGGGCCTTCCTCGCGGGACACGCGGCGACCTTCACCGGGGCCTCCCGCTGGGAGCTGTCCCGGGAGGGGCTCGCCCAGGCGATCCGCGGCGCCCTGGACGAGGCCGGCTGCGCCCCCGAGGAGGTCGACGTCGTCTTCGCGGACGCCCTCGGCCTGCCGGCGGCGGACCGCGCCGAGGCGCTGGCCATCGCCGATGTGCTGGGGGCGCACGGCCGGCGGGTGCCGGTCACGGCGCCCAAGACCGGCATAGGCAGGGGCTACTGCGCGGCGCCCGTACTGGACACCGCGGCGGCGGTGCTCGCGATGGAGCACGGCCTGGTCCCGCCCACCCCCAACGTCTTCGACATCTGCCATGACCTCGACCTGGTGACCGGTCGTGCCCGTGCCGCCGAGCTGCGCACGGCGCTGGTCCTCAGCCGGGGACTCATGGGATCGAACACGGCGCTCGTGCTGCGGCACGGCGCGGCCGCCTAG
- a CDS encoding acyl carrier protein, whose protein sequence is MSDRITVEELSELMKKAAGVTVAPQELEERRDSGFDAFGIDSLGLLGIVGELENRHNAQMPPDAERCKTPRQFLDLVNSTLMAGA, encoded by the coding sequence ATGAGCGACCGAATCACCGTGGAAGAACTGTCCGAACTGATGAAGAAGGCCGCCGGGGTCACCGTCGCGCCCCAGGAACTCGAGGAGCGGCGCGACTCCGGCTTCGACGCCTTCGGCATCGACTCGCTGGGTCTGCTGGGCATCGTGGGCGAACTGGAGAACAGGCACAACGCCCAGATGCCGCCCGACGCTGAGCGCTGCAAGACCCCCCGGCAGTTCCTCGACCTCGTCAACAGCACACTCATGGCAGGAGCCTGA
- a CDS encoding NAD(P)/FAD-dependent oxidoreductase — protein MSSSAVSGTVNGGVSFWYADDGLPVQRDPLAGDESADVVVVGGGYTGLWTAYYLKKAAPFLRITVLEQKFCGYGASGRNGGWLYNGVAGRERYAKLHGHEAAVRLQKAMNATVAEVVRATREEGIEADVHVGGVLEVAYTPAQLARLKEFHARELSYGEKDRELYGARQTAERIRVADAVGSSWTPHGARLHPVKLVKGLAAAVEALGVTIHERTPVTEIRPKHAVTPYGTVRAPYILRCTEGFTASLKGQRRTWLPMNSSMIATEPLSQEQWDGIGWEGRETLGDMAHAYMYAQRTADGRIALGGRGVPYRFGSRTDNDGRTQPATIEALHDILVRFFPSLAGVRVTHAWSGVLGVPRDWCATVTLDRSTGLGWAGGYVGSGVATTNLAARTLCDLVQQDSGQAGPTELTALPWVNHRVRKWEPEPLRWLGVHGMYATYHTADRRERLTHSVESARLARLADRVAGRH, from the coding sequence ATGAGCAGCAGCGCAGTGAGCGGGACCGTCAACGGCGGCGTGTCCTTCTGGTACGCCGACGACGGTCTTCCCGTGCAGCGGGATCCCCTCGCCGGGGACGAGTCCGCCGATGTGGTGGTCGTCGGCGGCGGCTACACCGGTCTGTGGACCGCCTACTACCTGAAGAAGGCGGCGCCCTTTCTGCGGATCACCGTGCTGGAGCAGAAGTTCTGCGGCTACGGCGCCTCCGGGCGCAACGGCGGCTGGCTCTACAACGGCGTCGCGGGCCGTGAGCGGTATGCGAAGCTGCACGGCCATGAGGCCGCCGTACGGCTGCAGAAGGCGATGAACGCGACGGTCGCCGAGGTCGTACGGGCCACCCGGGAGGAGGGCATCGAGGCCGATGTGCACGTCGGCGGTGTCCTGGAGGTGGCGTACACGCCCGCACAGCTGGCCCGGCTCAAGGAGTTCCACGCACGCGAGCTGTCGTACGGCGAGAAGGACCGTGAGCTGTACGGCGCCCGTCAGACCGCGGAGCGGATCCGGGTCGCGGACGCGGTCGGCTCCTCCTGGACCCCGCACGGGGCGCGGCTGCACCCGGTGAAACTGGTCAAGGGGCTCGCGGCGGCCGTCGAGGCGCTCGGTGTGACGATCCATGAGCGGACCCCGGTCACCGAGATCCGCCCCAAGCACGCGGTGACGCCCTACGGCACGGTCCGGGCGCCCTACATCCTGCGCTGCACCGAGGGGTTCACGGCGTCGTTGAAGGGCCAGCGGCGCACCTGGCTGCCCATGAACTCCTCCATGATCGCGACCGAGCCGCTGAGCCAGGAGCAGTGGGACGGGATCGGCTGGGAGGGGCGCGAGACGCTGGGCGACATGGCGCACGCCTATATGTACGCACAGCGCACCGCCGACGGCCGGATCGCGCTCGGCGGCCGGGGCGTGCCCTACCGCTTCGGCTCCCGCACGGACAACGACGGCCGCACCCAGCCCGCCACGATCGAGGCGCTCCACGACATCCTGGTCCGCTTCTTCCCGTCGCTGGCCGGGGTGCGGGTGACCCATGCCTGGTCGGGGGTGCTGGGGGTGCCGCGCGACTGGTGCGCCACGGTGACCCTGGACCGCTCGACGGGCCTGGGCTGGGCGGGCGGTTATGTGGGCTCGGGCGTCGCCACCACCAATCTGGCCGCACGCACCCTGTGCGACCTCGTCCAGCAGGACTCGGGGCAGGCGGGTCCGACCGAGCTGACCGCGCTGCCCTGGGTGAACCACCGGGTGCGCAAGTGGGAGCCGGAGCCGCTGAGATGGCTCGGGGTGCACGGCATGTACGCCACCTACCACACGGCGGACCGGCGCGAACGGCTGACGCACAGCGTCGAGTCGGCGAGGCTGGCCCGGCTCGCCGACCGGGTGGCGGGACGGCACTGA
- a CDS encoding methyltransferase, with protein sequence MTTATPASATTASTAPPPSMRLRELVFGAACAAALRAAARLGVADALGDGPMPVEDLAAAVKTEPRPLRRLLRALSCYGVFTEREDGTFEHTEMSRLLREDDPNSLRNISLWCTEPWTWDAWPQLDEAVRTGRNVVQGLYGKEFFTYLNEDAPESADVFNRAMTTSSVQSARDVAELLDLSGSSSVADIGGGQGHVVASLLEKYPSMQGTLLDLPRVVENADPRLREGGSLAGRVRIVPGDCREAIPVRADVYIIKNILEWDDESTARTLRNVIGAGRPGARVVVIENLVDDTPSMRFSTAMDLLLLLNVGGAKHTTKSMTDRLTGAGLVIDTIRPVNPYLHAFECTVPA encoded by the coding sequence ATGACGACCGCAACCCCTGCCTCAGCGACGACCGCGAGCACCGCCCCACCGCCGTCCATGCGGCTGCGGGAGCTCGTCTTCGGGGCGGCGTGCGCCGCCGCCCTGCGCGCGGCCGCCCGACTGGGCGTGGCCGACGCGCTCGGGGACGGACCGATGCCCGTGGAGGACCTCGCGGCCGCGGTGAAGACCGAGCCCCGCCCGCTGCGCCGGCTGCTGCGGGCCCTGTCCTGCTACGGCGTCTTCACCGAGCGGGAGGACGGCACCTTCGAGCACACCGAGATGTCCCGGCTGCTGCGCGAGGACGACCCGAACAGCCTGCGCAACATCTCGCTGTGGTGCACCGAGCCCTGGACCTGGGACGCCTGGCCCCAGCTGGACGAGGCGGTGCGCACCGGCCGCAATGTCGTCCAAGGCCTGTACGGCAAGGAGTTCTTCACCTATCTCAACGAGGACGCCCCCGAGTCCGCCGATGTCTTCAACCGGGCCATGACGACCTCCAGCGTGCAGTCCGCCCGGGACGTGGCCGAACTCCTCGATCTGTCCGGCAGTTCCTCGGTCGCCGACATCGGCGGCGGCCAGGGGCATGTGGTGGCGAGCCTGCTGGAGAAATACCCCTCGATGCAGGGCACCCTGCTGGACCTGCCGCGGGTGGTGGAGAACGCCGACCCCCGGCTGCGTGAGGGCGGCTCCCTCGCCGGCCGGGTGCGCATCGTGCCCGGCGACTGCCGCGAGGCCATCCCGGTCAGGGCCGATGTCTACATCATCAAGAACATCCTGGAGTGGGACGACGAGAGCACCGCCCGGACCCTGCGCAATGTGATCGGGGCGGGCCGCCCCGGGGCGAGGGTCGTGGTCATCGAGAACCTGGTCGACGACACCCCCTCCATGAGGTTCAGCACCGCCATGGACCTGCTGCTGCTGCTCAACGTCGGCGGGGCGAAGCACACCACGAAGAGCATGACCGACCGGCTGACCGGCGCGGGCCTGGTGATCGACACGATCCGCCCGGTCAACCCCTATCTGCACGCCTTCGAATGCACCGTCCCGGCATGA
- a CDS encoding zinc-binding dehydrogenase → MHAIRLHAFGPAGNLRYEEVEDPEPGPGQVRVAVAAAGVHLLDTALRQGATGPAPGPVSLPTVPGREVAGTVESVGPGVDRGLLGTEVVAHLGFAPGGYAELAVTEADRLHRIPGNLDPARAVAMIGTGRTAMGIAQFADLGPGSVVLVPAAAGGIGTLLVQYAVHAGATVIGLAGGPEKTVRVRENGARLAVDYTDPDWAARLGDFRGRVTVVFDGVGGEVARTAVGMLAPGGRHLVFGWSAEGIGRGGPYLVEGVSEQVLGPAMLRRTGGADPLRTLETRALAEAAAGRLVPAVQRFPLARAAEAHRALETRGTVGKVVLEP, encoded by the coding sequence ATGCACGCGATCCGTCTGCACGCCTTCGGCCCCGCCGGGAATCTGCGCTACGAGGAGGTCGAGGACCCCGAACCGGGGCCGGGTCAGGTGCGCGTCGCCGTCGCCGCGGCCGGTGTGCATCTGCTGGACACGGCGCTCAGACAGGGGGCGACGGGCCCGGCGCCGGGCCCGGTGTCCCTGCCCACCGTCCCCGGGCGTGAGGTCGCCGGCACCGTCGAGTCCGTCGGCCCGGGGGTCGACCGGGGACTGCTCGGCACGGAGGTCGTCGCCCATCTCGGTTTCGCGCCGGGCGGCTATGCCGAACTCGCCGTCACGGAGGCCGACCGCCTGCACCGGATACCCGGGAACCTGGACCCCGCCCGGGCGGTCGCCATGATCGGCACGGGCCGTACCGCGATGGGGATCGCGCAGTTCGCCGACCTCGGCCCCGGTTCCGTGGTCCTGGTCCCGGCCGCCGCGGGCGGCATCGGCACCCTCCTGGTGCAGTACGCCGTGCACGCGGGTGCCACGGTGATCGGGCTCGCGGGCGGCCCGGAGAAGACCGTGCGGGTGCGGGAGAACGGTGCTCGCCTCGCGGTCGACTACACGGATCCGGACTGGGCGGCACGGCTCGGGGACTTCCGCGGCCGGGTCACCGTGGTCTTCGACGGCGTGGGCGGCGAGGTGGCGCGTACGGCGGTGGGGATGCTCGCGCCCGGCGGCAGGCACCTCGTCTTCGGCTGGTCCGCCGAGGGCATCGGGCGCGGCGGGCCGTATCTGGTCGAGGGCGTCTCCGAACAGGTGCTCGGCCCCGCGATGCTGCGGAGAACGGGCGGTGCCGACCCGTTGCGCACCCTGGAGACCCGGGCGCTCGCCGAGGCCGCGGCGGGGCGTCTGGTGCCGGCCGTCCAGCGCTTCCCGCTCGCCCGGGCGGCCGAGGCCCACCGGGCGCTGGAGACCCGGGGCACCGTCGGCAAGGTCGTCCTGGAGCCCTGA
- a CDS encoding VOC family protein, with protein sequence MNHPPRLTLSTVCLDAPDAHELAAFYQRLLGWPVERQERDWVKLTPPEGGPGLSFQTETSYVRPVWPAGPGDQQMMIHLEIEVDDLDRAAAHAVAAGATPAQHQTQDDVRVYLDPAGHPFCLWVRT encoded by the coding sequence GTGAACCATCCGCCACGGCTGACTCTGTCGACCGTCTGCCTCGACGCGCCCGACGCCCATGAGCTGGCCGCCTTCTACCAGCGGCTGCTCGGCTGGCCCGTCGAGCGCCAGGAACGCGACTGGGTCAAGCTCACCCCGCCGGAAGGAGGTCCGGGGCTCTCCTTCCAGACCGAGACCTCCTACGTCAGACCGGTCTGGCCCGCCGGCCCCGGCGACCAGCAGATGATGATCCACCTGGAGATCGAGGTCGACGACCTCGACCGTGCCGCCGCCCACGCGGTCGCCGCGGGCGCCACACCTGCCCAGCACCAGACCCAGGACGACGTGCGGGTGTATCTCGACCCGGCCGGGCACCCGTTCTGTCTCTGGGTCCGCACCTGA
- a CDS encoding SRPBCC family protein codes for MAGHTENDIVIAAPVDLVWDMTNDLENWPRLFSEYASCEVLSREGDRTTFRLTMHPDENGTVWSWVSERETDRAALSVKARRIEPGPFAYMDIRWRYEEVPDGTRMVWTQDFEMRPEAPVDDAWMTDNINRNSKVQMALIRDRIEQVAAAHRPAPALSD; via the coding sequence ATGGCCGGACATACGGAGAACGACATCGTCATCGCCGCACCGGTGGACCTGGTGTGGGACATGACCAACGACCTGGAGAACTGGCCGCGGCTGTTCAGCGAGTACGCCTCCTGCGAGGTGCTCTCCCGGGAGGGGGACCGGACGACGTTCCGGCTGACCATGCACCCCGACGAGAACGGCACGGTGTGGAGCTGGGTCTCGGAGCGGGAGACGGACCGTGCGGCGCTCAGCGTCAAGGCCCGCCGGATCGAGCCCGGGCCCTTCGCGTACATGGACATCCGCTGGCGGTACGAGGAGGTGCCGGACGGGACCCGGATGGTGTGGACACAGGACTTCGAGATGAGGCCGGAGGCGCCCGTCGACGACGCCTGGATGACCGACAACATCAACCGGAACTCCAAGGTCCAGATGGCTCTGATCCGGGACCGCATCGAACAGGTCGCCGCCGCGCACCGGCCCGCGCCGGCCCTGAGCGACTGA
- a CDS encoding TcmI family type II polyketide cyclase has translation MHQALIVARMAPGTAPDIAKVFEESDRGELPHLVGVTRRSLFQFGDVYMHLVESDREPGPAIAKVAQHPAFRDISERLTAYVSAYDPETWRSPKDAMAQRFYHWQRGSVA, from the coding sequence ATGCACCAAGCCCTGATCGTCGCCCGGATGGCTCCGGGGACCGCTCCGGACATCGCCAAGGTGTTCGAGGAGTCCGACCGGGGAGAGCTGCCGCATCTCGTCGGGGTCACCCGGCGCAGCCTCTTCCAGTTCGGGGACGTCTACATGCATCTCGTCGAGTCCGATCGCGAGCCCGGCCCCGCCATCGCCAAGGTGGCCCAGCACCCCGCCTTCCGGGACATCAGCGAGCGGCTGACGGCGTACGTCAGCGCGTACGACCCCGAGACCTGGCGCTCCCCGAAGGACGCGATGGCACAGCGCTTCTACCACTGGCAGCGCGGCTCCGTCGCCTGA
- a CDS encoding GNAT family N-acetyltransferase translates to MIRTATPADVPVIHTLIAELAAYEKVPHEARATREQLHEALFGERPAAFAHVAQEDGGEVVGFALWFLNFSTWRGVHGIYLEDLYVRPGARGSGHGKALLTELARTCVARGYERLEWSVLDWNRPAIDFYEAMGARPQGEWTVYRLTDEALTALGTPK, encoded by the coding sequence GTGATCCGTACCGCGACCCCCGCCGACGTCCCCGTCATCCACACCCTGATAGCTGAGCTGGCCGCCTACGAGAAGGTGCCCCACGAGGCACGCGCGACCCGCGAGCAGCTGCACGAGGCGCTGTTCGGCGAGCGCCCCGCGGCGTTCGCACATGTCGCCCAGGAGGACGGGGGCGAGGTCGTCGGCTTCGCCCTGTGGTTCCTGAACTTCTCCACCTGGCGGGGCGTGCACGGCATCTATCTGGAGGACCTGTACGTACGCCCCGGCGCCCGCGGCTCCGGCCACGGCAAGGCGCTGCTGACGGAGCTGGCCCGGACCTGTGTGGCCCGCGGCTATGAGCGCCTGGAGTGGTCGGTCCTCGACTGGAACCGCCCCGCGATCGACTTCTACGAGGCCATGGGTGCCCGCCCCCAGGGCGAGTGGACGGTCTACCGCCTGACCGACGAGGCCCTGACCGCTCTGGGCACACCGAAGTAG
- a CDS encoding pentapeptide repeat-containing protein — MGGMVRSKQVVKAARRPQVRLPELVAFADGELAPDGDYDGLEFRDTDFAGQDAGGARFMDCALTGCALDETALRRARVLDCVLTGVRGVGTDLAEASLRDVELVDARLGGVQLHGAVLERVLVRGGKIDYLNLRKARLKDVVFEDCVLVEPDFGDARLERVAFVGCVLKAADLTAATLVDVDLRRAAELDITRGVDRLSGAVITHPQLLGLAPALASALGLRVTGDD; from the coding sequence ATGGGGGGCATGGTGCGGAGCAAGCAGGTGGTGAAGGCGGCACGGCGGCCCCAGGTGCGGCTCCCGGAGCTGGTGGCGTTCGCGGACGGTGAGCTGGCACCGGACGGGGACTACGACGGGCTGGAGTTCCGGGACACCGACTTCGCGGGGCAGGACGCCGGGGGCGCCCGCTTCATGGACTGCGCGCTGACCGGCTGCGCGCTGGACGAGACGGCCCTGCGCCGCGCCCGGGTGCTGGACTGCGTCCTCACCGGCGTCCGGGGCGTGGGCACGGACCTCGCCGAGGCGAGCCTGCGCGATGTGGAGCTGGTGGACGCCCGACTCGGCGGGGTGCAGCTGCACGGCGCGGTGCTGGAGCGGGTGCTGGTGCGCGGCGGCAAGATCGACTATCTGAATCTGCGCAAGGCACGGCTCAAGGACGTCGTCTTCGAGGACTGTGTCCTGGTCGAGCCGGACTTCGGGGACGCCCGGCTGGAGCGGGTCGCGTTCGTGGGCTGCGTACTGAAGGCCGCCGACCTCACCGCGGCGACCCTGGTGGACGTGGACCTGCGCCGTGCGGCGGAGCTGGACATCACCCGCGGGGTGGACCGCCTCTCCGGCGCGGTGATCACCCACCCCCAACTCCTGGGCCTGGCCCCCGCCCTGGCCTCCGCGCTGGGCCTCCGGGTGACCGGAGACGACTGA